A single genomic interval of bacterium harbors:
- a CDS encoding enoyl-CoA hydratase/isomerase family protein codes for MPTVRSDDQAGGVRVLTLDRPPANALDETLLGDLQTALEAAAADDSVRALVLRGAGAFVSGGFDLAAPRRDAAAARRLAALYRDAHLALLAFPKPTVAFLHGHAVAGGLILVLACDYRLGAEGDHRVGLNELAIGASFPRVALEIVRLRLPHARAAELLLGAALYPASQALRLGVVDELLPADTAEATVLRRAGRLGAFPRDAYAHTKAALVADAVAHTRAETPAEAAAAAGGGPRREPRGPRRAAAPARDRLS; via the coding sequence ATGCCCACCGTCCGCTCCGACGACCAGGCCGGCGGCGTCCGCGTCCTGACGCTCGACCGGCCGCCGGCGAACGCGCTCGACGAGACCCTGCTGGGCGATCTCCAGACCGCGCTCGAGGCCGCCGCGGCCGACGACTCCGTCCGCGCGCTGGTGCTGCGCGGCGCCGGCGCGTTCGTCTCCGGCGGCTTCGACCTCGCGGCGCCGCGGCGGGACGCCGCCGCCGCCCGGCGCCTGGCCGCGCTCTACCGCGACGCCCACCTCGCGCTGCTCGCCTTCCCGAAGCCCACGGTCGCGTTCCTGCACGGGCACGCCGTCGCCGGCGGCCTGATCCTCGTCCTCGCCTGCGACTATCGCCTGGGCGCCGAGGGCGACCATCGCGTCGGGCTCAACGAGCTCGCCATCGGCGCCTCGTTCCCGCGCGTCGCGCTCGAGATCGTGCGCCTGCGGCTGCCGCACGCCCGCGCCGCGGAGCTGCTGCTCGGGGCGGCGCTCTATCCGGCCAGCCAGGCCCTGCGGCTCGGCGTCGTCGACGAGCTGCTGCCCGCCGACACGGCGGAGGCCACCGTCCTGCGCCGGGCCGGCCGGCTCGGCGCCTTTCCGCGCGACGCCTACGCACACACGAAGGCCGCGCTGGTGGCCGACGCCGTGGCCCACACCCGGGCCGAGACGCCCGCCGAGGCCGCCGCGGCCGCGGGCGGTGGACCTCGCCGAGAGCCGCGCGGCCCGCGCCGCGCAGCGGCGCCGGCTCGGGATCGGCTGAGCTGA
- a CDS encoding metallophosphoesterase: protein MVVRSRFRSLLALLAVLAATPAAAQTLTRGPFVENPDALPSTINIQWWTNVAGNSTVDYGLTPALGQSVTIGQVGSCEIGNAGTCHSVGLTGLQPGTRYYYRLVTNGVEVMPTSSFVTMKLASDPTPLVFGVLGDWGQGSSAYSDIAARIDAADPPMLFTVGDNAYQNGTQSDWDSNALAAYKNPLKRMLFFPSLGNHDLNSVGAGNWQNSVEIKMFKHPRNAPAGQAERYYSFDHGDAHFVVLDSNAPLDATQRAWLQTDLATNTRRWTFVFFHHPHYSCASGLFSFGSYKNIRDNWQPLFEQYGVDVVFTGHDHIYERSKYMDEYLLDGSPGSDGLGIWHIMTGGGGATLDGAASINGGLPRRSGEVCYWLDNDCPGGPSGTTFCSYNRFSWTKITITNDEVLTGQAIDRNGNVFDTFTIEKNSCGDGVLDLGAGEQCDQGAANGTAGSCCTAGCVLVAAGTTCRASAGICDQAETCNGVDGACPANGFAPAGTSCRASAGACDLAETCTGSSATCPPDLKSTAPCRGLAGTCDVVESCNGVSNDCPADQVAPPATPCRPSAGVCDPAETCDGVGVHCPADLKSTAPCRAAAGVCDVAESCDGVGNDCPADVFLPASVECRGSAGVCDVAETCTGVGAACPADAFQPPSVPCRAAAGICDAVEHCTGTGVACPADAKSTAVCRGAAGDCDAPETCDGVGNDCPADLKSTSVCRPVAGPCDLPESCDGVSNTCPADAFQLPSTPCRAAAGVCDVAETCTGSSAACPTDVFLPPTTPCRPAAGVCDLAESCTGSSAVCPADQKSTAECRAAAGVCDLAEVCNGIANTCPPDAKSTGTCRAAAGACDIAEVCDGVADGCPPDVLQSAGAVCRVVAGVCDEPDACDGVSPACPADAVKPAGTSCRPSSGPCDVAESCDGTSGVCPPDQLQADSDGDGVCDALDVCPTIPDPTQADGDGDGLGDACDPCTNLGPRFVVQAKLTMQKLGGVAGDDRIKFTGSLTIPTSPTVDPIAKGVRLLVTGATGTVVLDALVPGGAYSTAARAGWTRNTTGTSFTYKNTGKVVPFVSGIGKVTLKRTPTVGQWRFGISGKAGTYPIGLGGLPLTATMILDAPQATTGQCADAIFPGPPPAPSCALVGTTLKCR, encoded by the coding sequence CGCGGTGCTCGCCGCGACGCCCGCCGCCGCCCAGACGCTGACGCGCGGCCCGTTCGTCGAGAACCCCGACGCCCTGCCGTCCACGATCAACATCCAGTGGTGGACGAACGTGGCCGGCAACTCGACCGTCGACTACGGTCTCACGCCGGCCCTCGGCCAGAGCGTCACCATCGGCCAGGTGGGAAGCTGCGAGATCGGCAACGCCGGCACCTGCCACTCGGTCGGGCTGACGGGCCTCCAGCCGGGCACGCGCTACTACTACCGACTGGTCACGAACGGCGTCGAGGTGATGCCCACCTCCTCGTTCGTCACCATGAAGCTGGCGAGCGACCCCACCCCGCTCGTCTTCGGCGTCCTCGGCGACTGGGGCCAGGGCAGCAGCGCCTACAGCGACATCGCCGCCCGCATCGACGCCGCCGACCCGCCGATGCTCTTCACCGTCGGCGACAACGCCTACCAGAACGGCACGCAGTCCGACTGGGACAGCAACGCCCTCGCCGCCTACAAGAATCCGCTGAAGCGGATGCTGTTCTTCCCCTCGCTCGGCAATCACGACCTCAACTCGGTCGGCGCCGGCAACTGGCAGAACTCGGTCGAGATCAAGATGTTCAAGCACCCGCGGAACGCGCCCGCGGGACAGGCGGAGCGCTACTACTCGTTCGATCACGGCGACGCCCACTTCGTCGTGCTCGACTCCAACGCGCCGCTCGACGCCACCCAGCGTGCCTGGCTCCAGACCGACCTCGCCACCAACACGCGGCGCTGGACCTTCGTCTTCTTCCATCACCCCCACTACAGCTGCGCGAGCGGGCTGTTCTCGTTCGGCAGCTACAAGAACATCCGCGACAACTGGCAGCCGCTGTTCGAGCAGTACGGCGTCGACGTGGTCTTCACCGGCCACGACCACATCTACGAGCGCTCGAAGTACATGGACGAATACCTCCTCGACGGCTCGCCCGGCAGCGACGGCCTCGGCATCTGGCACATCATGACCGGCGGCGGCGGCGCGACCCTCGACGGCGCGGCCTCGATCAACGGCGGCCTCCCGCGCCGCAGCGGCGAGGTCTGCTACTGGCTCGACAACGACTGCCCCGGCGGACCGTCGGGCACCACGTTCTGCAGCTACAACCGCTTCTCGTGGACCAAGATCACGATCACCAACGACGAGGTCCTCACCGGCCAGGCCATCGACCGCAACGGCAACGTCTTCGACACCTTCACCATCGAGAAGAACTCGTGCGGCGACGGCGTCCTCGACCTCGGCGCCGGCGAGCAGTGCGATCAGGGCGCCGCCAACGGCACCGCCGGCTCGTGCTGCACCGCCGGCTGCGTGCTCGTCGCCGCCGGCACGACCTGCCGCGCCTCGGCGGGCATCTGCGACCAGGCCGAGACCTGCAACGGCGTCGACGGCGCCTGCCCGGCGAACGGCTTCGCCCCGGCCGGGACCAGCTGCCGCGCCAGCGCCGGGGCCTGCGACCTCGCCGAGACGTGCACGGGCAGCAGCGCCACCTGTCCGCCCGATCTCAAGTCGACCGCGCCGTGCCGCGGCCTCGCCGGCACCTGCGACGTCGTCGAGAGCTGCAACGGCGTCTCCAACGACTGCCCCGCCGATCAGGTCGCGCCGCCGGCGACGCCGTGCCGCCCGTCCGCCGGCGTCTGCGACCCGGCCGAGACCTGCGACGGCGTCGGCGTCCACTGCCCCGCCGACCTCAAGTCCACCGCGCCCTGCCGGGCGGCGGCGGGCGTCTGCGACGTCGCGGAGTCGTGCGACGGCGTCGGCAACGACTGTCCGGCCGACGTCTTCCTGCCCGCGTCGGTCGAGTGCCGCGGCAGCGCCGGCGTCTGTGACGTCGCCGAGACCTGCACCGGCGTCGGCGCGGCCTGCCCGGCCGACGCGTTCCAGCCGCCGAGCGTCCCCTGCCGCGCGGCCGCGGGCATCTGCGACGCCGTCGAGCACTGCACCGGCACCGGGGTGGCGTGTCCCGCCGACGCCAAGTCGACGGCCGTCTGCCGCGGCGCCGCCGGCGACTGCGACGCGCCGGAGACGTGCGACGGCGTCGGCAACGACTGTCCTGCCGACCTGAAGTCGACGTCGGTATGCCGGCCGGTCGCCGGGCCGTGCGACCTGCCGGAGTCGTGCGACGGCGTCTCGAACACCTGTCCCGCCGACGCCTTCCAGCTGCCGTCCACGCCGTGCCGCGCGGCGGCCGGCGTCTGCGACGTCGCCGAGACCTGCACCGGCTCGTCCGCCGCCTGCCCGACCGACGTCTTCCTGCCGCCGACCACGCCCTGCCGCCCGGCGGCCGGCGTCTGCGACCTCGCCGAGAGCTGCACCGGCTCGTCGGCCGTCTGCCCGGCCGACCAGAAGTCGACCGCCGAGTGCCGCGCCGCCGCCGGCGTCTGCGACCTCGCCGAGGTCTGCAACGGCATCGCGAACACCTGCCCGCCCGACGCCAAGTCGACGGGCACCTGCCGCGCCGCCGCGGGCGCATGCGACATCGCCGAGGTCTGCGACGGCGTCGCCGACGGCTGCCCGCCCGACGTGCTCCAGAGCGCCGGCGCGGTGTGCCGCGTGGTGGCCGGCGTGTGCGACGAGCCCGACGCCTGCGACGGCGTCTCGCCGGCCTGTCCGGCCGACGCCGTGAAGCCAGCGGGCACCTCGTGCCGCCCGTCCAGCGGACCGTGCGACGTCGCCGAGAGCTGCGACGGCACGAGCGGGGTGTGCCCGCCGGATCAGCTCCAGGCCGACAGCGACGGCGACGGCGTCTGCGACGCCCTGGACGTCTGCCCGACCATCCCCGATCCGACCCAGGCCGACGGCGACGGCGACGGCCTCGGCGACGCCTGCGATCCCTGCACCAACCTCGGACCGCGCTTCGTCGTCCAGGCCAAGCTCACCATGCAGAAGCTCGGCGGCGTCGCCGGCGACGACCGCATCAAGTTCACCGGAAGCCTCACGATCCCGACGTCGCCCACGGTCGATCCGATCGCCAAGGGCGTGCGTCTCCTGGTCACCGGCGCGACCGGCACCGTCGTGCTCGACGCGCTCGTCCCGGGCGGCGCCTACTCCACCGCGGCGCGCGCCGGCTGGACGCGCAACACCACCGGCACGTCGTTCACCTACAAGAACACCGGCAAGGTGGTGCCGTTCGTGAGCGGCATCGGCAAGGTCACGCTGAAGCGCACGCCGACCGTCGGCCAGTGGCGCTTCGGCATCAGCGGCAAGGCGGGCACCTATCCGATCGGCCTCGGCGGCCTGCCGCTCACGGCCACGATGATCCTCGACGCGCCGCAGGCCACGACCGGCCAGTGCGCGGACGCGATCTTCCCCGGCCCGCCGCCGGCCCCGAGCTGCGCGCTCGTCGGCACGACGCTCAAGTGCCGTTGA
- a CDS encoding transglycosylase SLT domain-containing protein, with product MRRAAVVALLVPLLVAVPARAREVAFTLQIDAPLLEAALRREVGLGRGPTVLWGAADGCRFLLLHDLRLVPADAALRLTAHGTGQVGLDLAAFCFLPFTWEGTMVATGAPRVDADWQLRLGDLHTELLDHEGRSTFVGRRLWGFAQGDVEDALARFRFDLGPPIAETRALIRASAPADRAAPVLAALDTLRPRGVRVEAEGVAVQVALDVEDAAPAPPSPEPALSPEERARWEEALDRWDAFLVFVVKDLGGLDDTPALRDALFDLLMRSRHELVGVLAVGPLPGADPVRGLFLDAWNRLRPIVREAALAGRLEAHALRYLAFLTAGDALAALDAAAPGLGLEISADGLRRLARILEPDVRGDPLTLGDAPDPALRKLFGFVEPESSPPGVGEPPPEGELPPDDTVTPPTDATTTTVPEATDTPAAGAATTTTAGGDGATTTLAETPAPTTTSTAAPVSTTLPPTTTTTLPPDVSWWPFGAAAWAAAMPSPAALPDIARTLDRWVPEPLDQPRYRDLVSQLLDLTARDAGERGGVDSAHRTLFRHIVRTTAWQESCWRQFWRRGGRVTFVRSETDDVGIMQVNRRVWRGFFDVRKLEWDIVYNASAGAEILAQLLTRYGVREMDATDRHPARAVYSAYNGGPAAYTRYRRAKVRDRDRKVDGAFWRKFQETAAGRELEQVLCEPLSGS from the coding sequence GTGCGTCGCGCCGCCGTTGTCGCTCTCCTCGTGCCGCTGCTCGTCGCGGTGCCGGCGCGGGCACGAGAGGTCGCATTCACGCTGCAGATCGACGCGCCCCTGCTCGAAGCGGCGCTGCGGCGCGAGGTCGGGCTCGGCCGGGGTCCGACGGTACTCTGGGGCGCCGCCGACGGCTGCCGCTTCCTCCTGTTGCACGACCTGCGCCTCGTGCCCGCCGACGCCGCGCTGCGCCTCACCGCGCACGGCACGGGCCAGGTCGGGCTCGATCTCGCCGCGTTCTGCTTCCTGCCCTTCACCTGGGAGGGAACCATGGTTGCCACCGGGGCGCCGAGAGTCGATGCCGACTGGCAGCTGCGACTCGGCGACCTGCACACCGAGCTGCTCGACCACGAGGGCCGCTCGACCTTCGTCGGCCGGCGCCTGTGGGGCTTCGCCCAGGGCGACGTCGAGGACGCGCTGGCGCGCTTCCGCTTCGACCTCGGCCCGCCGATCGCCGAGACACGCGCCCTGATCCGCGCATCCGCTCCGGCCGATCGCGCCGCCCCCGTCCTCGCCGCGCTCGACACCTTGCGTCCCCGGGGCGTCCGGGTCGAGGCCGAAGGCGTCGCCGTCCAGGTGGCGCTCGACGTCGAGGACGCCGCGCCCGCGCCGCCGTCGCCGGAGCCGGCGCTGAGCCCCGAGGAGCGCGCCCGCTGGGAGGAGGCCCTCGACCGTTGGGACGCCTTCCTCGTCTTCGTGGTGAAGGACCTGGGCGGGCTCGACGACACCCCGGCGCTGCGCGACGCCCTCTTCGATCTCCTCATGCGCAGCCGCCACGAGCTGGTCGGCGTGCTCGCGGTCGGCCCGCTCCCGGGCGCCGACCCGGTGCGCGGCCTCTTCCTCGACGCCTGGAACCGCCTGCGGCCCATCGTGCGCGAAGCCGCGCTCGCGGGGCGGCTCGAAGCGCACGCGCTGCGCTACCTCGCCTTCCTCACCGCCGGCGACGCCCTCGCCGCATTGGACGCCGCCGCCCCGGGCCTCGGCCTCGAGATATCGGCCGACGGGCTGCGACGCCTCGCCCGCATCCTCGAGCCCGACGTGCGCGGCGATCCCCTCACCCTCGGCGACGCGCCCGATCCCGCGCTGCGCAAGCTATTCGGCTTCGTGGAGCCCGAATCGTCGCCGCCCGGCGTCGGCGAGCCGCCGCCCGAAGGCGAGCTGCCGCCGGACGACACCGTGACGCCGCCCACCGACGCCACGACGACCACCGTCCCCGAGGCCACGGACACGCCAGCCGCCGGCGCTGCGACGACCACCACCGCCGGCGGCGACGGCGCCACCACGACGCTCGCCGAGACCCCGGCCCCCACCACGACGTCGACCGCGGCGCCGGTCTCGACGACCCTGCCGCCGACGACCACGACGACGCTGCCGCCCGACGTCTCCTGGTGGCCGTTCGGCGCCGCGGCCTGGGCGGCGGCGATGCCGTCGCCGGCGGCGCTGCCCGACATCGCCCGCACGCTCGACCGGTGGGTGCCCGAGCCGCTCGACCAGCCGCGCTACCGTGACCTGGTGTCGCAGCTGCTCGACCTCACGGCCCGCGACGCGGGCGAGCGCGGCGGCGTCGACAGCGCCCACCGCACGCTCTTCCGCCACATCGTGCGCACGACGGCGTGGCAGGAGAGCTGCTGGCGCCAGTTCTGGCGGCGCGGTGGCCGCGTCACCTTCGTGCGCTCGGAGACGGACGACGTCGGCATCATGCAGGTGAACCGCCGCGTCTGGCGCGGCTTCTTCGATGTCCGCAAGCTCGAGTGGGACATCGTCTACAACGCCAGCGCCGGCGCCGAGATCCTGGCCCAGCTCCTCACGCGCTACGGCGTGCGGGAGATGGACGCGACGGATCGCCACCCGGCGCGGGCGGTCTACTCGGCGTACAACGGCGGTCCCGCCGCCTATACGCGCTACCGCCGCGCCAAGGTCCGCGACCGCGACCGCAAGGTCGACGGCGCCTTCTGGCGGAAGTTCCAGGAGACCGCCGCCGGCCGCGAGCTGGAGCAGGTTCTGTGCGAGCCGCTGTCGGGCTCCTGA
- a CDS encoding secreted hydrolase, translated as MPLTGSWRQYPYIPDWGDPAWFTFPAVDGRRDDLGVSTYFIDGFLTGRSSGRRFAFMFIFMNARVLGKRFRASFYTLALYDLDRARYGTCTDSDFPRPPRVRRGFKFRAAGDAMDVAYEAPFGTARWQNRRDAAGALLPFAWRVDLPGVDHHGARMHLELDVDAHRPPAPLGGRELGGAMMFLGAPVTYSYFQSGLAMRGRLAWGEHTEEVEGHVGWIDRQWAESDFSVHQDRHSSRYRNEWRVIQLDDGWDMSCFHQYQRDARNAVVPWTGISAQGPGPEHPIRSTTRIELVVPEFIRSPGVVRGQSMLTEGPRWFPARYRLRAPEWELDVESTPLVEAPAHALPIEYWTGPVSIRGSAFGHPVSGFGFDERSRPWCRAWEIAAALKLTVEHLPAVEDDLRRRIAYRAWEIEALALRGDRAGASAHLAASLPGLVDALPEAAAARVSPLVEDLRLVLASKERTR; from the coding sequence GTGCCGTTGACGGGGAGCTGGAGGCAGTACCCGTACATCCCCGACTGGGGCGACCCGGCGTGGTTCACGTTCCCGGCGGTCGACGGCCGCCGGGACGACCTCGGGGTCTCGACCTACTTCATCGACGGCTTCCTCACCGGGCGCTCCAGCGGCCGGCGCTTCGCGTTCATGTTCATCTTCATGAACGCGCGCGTGCTCGGAAAGCGCTTCCGCGCCAGCTTCTACACGCTCGCGCTCTACGACCTCGACCGCGCGCGCTACGGCACCTGCACCGATTCCGACTTTCCGCGTCCGCCGCGCGTGCGGCGTGGCTTCAAGTTCCGCGCCGCCGGCGACGCAATGGACGTCGCCTACGAGGCGCCGTTCGGCACGGCGCGCTGGCAGAACCGGCGCGACGCCGCGGGTGCGCTGCTGCCGTTCGCATGGCGGGTCGATCTGCCCGGCGTCGACCACCACGGCGCGCGCATGCACCTCGAGCTCGACGTCGACGCCCACCGCCCGCCGGCGCCGCTCGGCGGACGCGAGCTGGGCGGTGCCATGATGTTCCTCGGCGCGCCGGTCACCTACTCGTACTTCCAGAGTGGGCTCGCGATGCGCGGCCGGCTCGCCTGGGGAGAGCACACCGAGGAGGTCGAGGGCCACGTCGGCTGGATCGACCGGCAATGGGCCGAGTCCGACTTCAGCGTCCACCAGGACCGCCACTCGAGCCGGTACCGCAACGAGTGGCGCGTCATCCAGCTGGACGACGGCTGGGACATGAGCTGCTTCCACCAGTACCAGCGCGACGCCCGCAACGCCGTCGTTCCCTGGACGGGCATCTCCGCGCAGGGCCCGGGGCCCGAGCATCCGATCCGCAGCACGACGCGCATCGAGCTGGTCGTCCCGGAGTTCATCCGCAGCCCGGGCGTCGTGCGTGGCCAGTCGATGCTGACCGAGGGCCCGCGCTGGTTTCCGGCGCGCTACCGCCTGCGCGCGCCCGAGTGGGAGCTGGACGTCGAGAGCACGCCGCTGGTCGAGGCGCCCGCGCACGCGCTGCCGATCGAGTACTGGACCGGCCCGGTGTCGATCCGCGGCTCGGCGTTCGGGCACCCCGTCTCCGGCTTCGGCTTCGACGAGCGCAGCCGGCCCTGGTGCCGCGCCTGGGAGATCGCGGCGGCGCTGAAGCTCACCGTGGAGCATCTCCCGGCGGTCGAGGACGATCTGCGCCGACGGATCGCCTACCGGGCGTGGGAGATCGAGGCCCTCGCCCTGCGCGGCGACCGCGCCGGGGCGAGCGCGCACCTGGCGGCCTCGCTGCCCGGGCTCGTCGACGCTCTGCCGGAGGCCGCGGCGGCGCGCGTGTCGCCCCTCGTCGAAGACCTGCGGCTCGTCCTGGCCTCGAAAGAGCGAACGCGCTGA